CGCCCGCGAGTGCGGCGGAACTGTCGGCAGAGATGCGCCGGATGGACTCCGGCGTGATCCGCAAGCGTCTCGAGGCTGGGCGGCAAACCCTGCCGCTCCCGGACGATCTGCTCGACGCTGTTCAGCCAGCGGGCTCTCCTCGAAGAAAGGTGCTGTATGCAGCTGAGCGAATCGAGAATCGTGGTGACCGCCTCTTCAACGACAAAGGGCGCGAGCGGATCGGTCGAAGACATGGCGAGTTGGAGCGCGCCGACCGCGTGGAGCGCACCTCCCGCGAATCGATAGAGCACGGGGCTGGTGCGCAGATCGGTGGCAACTCGATCGAGCCAGGGCCCCGGCAGTTCGATGTTCAGCGCTTCGGCACCTGCGTTCGAGACGTGATCGCGATGCGACTCGGCGGCACGATTGAACACAACGCAGCCCCGGACGCAGACATGATCCTCGTGCAGCGCGCGTTCGATGGCCACGCCGCGGAGCGACACGAGCAGGTACGCCTGTTCGTGACAATGCGTCGGGAGCACCGTCCCCGGCGCATAGCGCGTCGCTGTCACCCGGAAATCGCCGAAGGTGCGGACTTGCGTCGTTTCGCCGAAGTACTTGCCTGAACTGAGCCGGATCATCGTCGCTTATTCATACCGGTTCGCCAGCTTCTCGGTGCATCGTTTCGGCCTACCGGGAGGCGGAGGGGGGGAGCGCCAATCCGTGTTTCTTTGACTCGCGAGCCAGGATTTCGATCCGCTCCTGCGACTTCAACACCCGAGGATGTCCATCCTTGAAGAAAGCCAGCAGCACCGCATGGCTTTCGGCAAGCTCTTTCGCTGCTTGTTCGTAGCGTCCCGCTTCGGTCAGGCACTGACCGTAGTTGTTTCGATAAATGGCGAGCGCCCAGTGGTCTTCGGGAAGCTTGCCCCGACAGCCGGCCAGCAATTCTTCGTAAAGACCGAGCGCTTCGTCGAAGCGTTCCTGCGCCTGGAGCAGCATCGCGAGGTTGTTGTATTGGTTCCAGGAATCGGCATCCATCTGCCCGCTCTCCTTGCGGAGTGCAAGGATGCGCCGGTAGAGGGCTTCCGCCTCGGCGGGCTTTTTCGATTCTTCCAGCACATAGGCCAAATTGCCCATCGTGCTCAGAGTTTTCTGGTGGGTTTCACCCAGCGTCCTGACCTGCGCTTCGGCGACTTGACGGAGGAGGGGTTCGGCTTCGGCCACGCGGCCCACTCCCACCAAGCCGACGGCGAGATTGCCCTTTGACACCAGCACGCTCGGATGATCGGGCTGAAGATGTTTCAGTCGCATCGCGAGCACCTGTTGCAGGAGTGCCAGCGCCTCTTCCTTTTTGCCCTGGCGCTGCAGCACGGACGTGAGCGAATTGAGCGTGTAGGCGACCAGCAGATGGTCCTTGCCGTAGGTCGCTTCGCGAAGAACTGCCGTCTCGCGAAGCAGGCGCTCGGCCTCATCGAGCTTTCCGAGGGCCGACAAGGACGTTCCAAAGTTGTGCATTGCCTGCTGCACTTCGCGGTCAGAGTCTCCCAGCCTCGGGCGGAGAACCGAGAGCCCGGCACGAAAAAAATTCTCGGCGTCGGTCAATTCGCCGCGCTCGATCAGGACGCGACCGAGTTCACAGCGCACACGAGCCGCTTCAAGAGAATCCTCCCCGTGATTGCGAACGACGACCGGCAGAATCCGCTTTGTGAGTTCTTCTGCGTCTTCAGTGCGCCCGGCGTCGGCATATGCAAAGGCGAGGTTGCGGCGCGCATCGAGCGTGCGGTCGTCCGCTTCTCCGAATTCGCGCACGGCAACTTCGCAGGCACGTTCCATCTGCGGAATAGCTTCTTTGTATTTCCCCATGCCGCGAAACGTTCCGGCGATCGTCACTCGCACCGGTACTTCGACTGTCGGAGGCGGAGTCGTCAATTCGAGCTCTTCGATCGCGCTCGCCAGCAATTGCTGCACGGAAACGTCGCCGCTGCCGTCGCTTTCGGGATTCGCCCCTTCGAGCATTCGGGTCAAAAAGAGGTTGACGGCCCGGGCGGTCTGCGCCTCTCGCTCCGCGATCTGTTTCTGCTTTTCGAGCGCGACGCCCCGCACCTCCGCGAGCCTCCGGCCCCGCATGGCTTCGGCCGCCTGCCAGGTCGTCCCCACCACTCCCCCGAGCAGCGCCAGCACGGCGATGGTCGCGCCGGTGACGAGCGCCCGATTCCGCCGCACGAACTTGCGGACTTTGTACGCGCGGCTCGGCGGGCGCGCGAGGATCGGTTCGTCCCTCAGAAACCGCCCGATGTCGGCCGAAAGATCAGACGCGCTCTGATAGCGCCGCGTTCGATCCTTCTCCATCGACTTCGAAACAATCGTCGCCAGATCGGCGGGAATGGTGCGGTCGATCGAGTTGAGCGAGGGCGCGTCGGACTCCGAGATGATGCGGACTGCTTCGGGCAGCGTGTGGGTCTCGAGCGCGTGGGGCAACTTGCCGCTCAAGAGTTCGAACAGAATCACGCCGAGCGTGTAGACGTCCGAGCGGACATCCACCCCGGACGGATCGCCGATCTGCTCCGGGCTCATGTACGGCAGCGTTCCAACAAGTGTCCCCGCCTCCGTCCTCATTGTCGCGGCGGGCGACTGCGCCGAATCATCCGCGGCCCGCGCGATCCCGAAATCCAGGATCTTCGGTTGCCCGGACGCCGTGACGAGGATGTTGCTCGGCTTCAAATCCCGATGGATCACGCCTTTCTGGTGAGCGTGCTGCACGGCGTCACAAATCTTCTGAAAGAGCTCGAGCCTTTGCTTCAAGGAGAGATGCCGCTCGAAGGCGTAATGCGTGAGCGGCTTTCCTTCAACAAGTTCCATCGCGAAGAAAGGTTGCGCGCCGGCTTCCGACTCGTGCGTCGCAGCCTCGTAGATCTGCGCGATGCCCGCGTGCTGCAGGCGCGCCAGCACCTCCGACTCGTGCTCGAAACGGCGGAGCAGGCGGGGAGTCAGAAGCCCGGGTCGGATGACCTTGAGCGCCACGGTCCGCCGCGGCCGATCCTGTTCGGCGAGATACACCACGCCCATCCCGCCCTCGCCCAGAATGCGCCGGATGCTGTAGCGCCCGACGCGCTCCGGCGACTTGGCGCTCGAAATCGGCGGAACGATCTCGTCCGCTGTCCCATCGAGTGTCTGTTGCTGATCCTGCCGGAGCAGCATCATCTCGACACGAGATCGCAGCACCCGATCGCCGTCACATTCGGACTCGAGCAGCGACCGGCGCCGTTCCTTCGGCGCAGAGGCAACTTTCCGGGCTATTTCCCGGACCCGGGTAATGGACGCATGCGGGATGTCGTTCGGATTCTCTTCCAAACCGAGCCCATTTCCGGACTTACATCAATCTTGCAGGCACGACTCCGCCCATTCTGACACACAAGTGGCGCGAAAGCCAGTTGAATCCTGAGCTTGATAACCGCGGCAGGGCAACCGCTCGATCGGATCGGCACACCGCGGCGCACCGCCAAGAATCGCCCCGCATGAACCCGAATTTCCAACTCGCGGCGATCATCCTCCAGACGATCTCCTCGCTCTCGATCGCGGGCGGTCTGATCTTCGCGGCATTTCAGTTCTACTACGCGCGAAAGGCCCAGCACGTGGCCAACTTCACGAAGCTCGTGGAGTTGCAGATGTCGCTGCGCCGGATGCGCGTGGATAACCCGCAGCTCGCCCATGTCTACAAGGACGACGTGCGGAATCTGAAGGGCGAAGAAGAAATCAGGCAGTATTTTTTCAACCTGATGCAGTTGTCGCTCTTCGAGATCGCGTGGTACAGCCATCAGCACGGGCAGTTGTCGGACGAATACTTCGAATCGTGGGTGAAACGCTTCAGGGTCATCGCGGCGGAAGACTCATTCCGGCGAATGATGGCGAATCCCTCGATGAAGATCCTTCACGACGAGTTCCAGGAGTACGCGCACACGTTCATATCCGAAGCGCGCGTCGCAAGAACGGCCTGAACCTTGGTTTTTCTGAGCCGCCGCAGATCATCGCGCCACGGCGCTGTCATAAGAGTCGCAGGAAGAATTGCGGGCGGGAATTACAGCCCGTCCTGATTCTTCGTCGTCACGATGTCATCCGAAAAGTCCACCGTGATCTCGATTCCATCGGTCTTCCATATCCAGCGGTCGCGTACCGGCGGACGGGACGCGACAACAGGCGCAGCTGCCAGAACGGAAGCCGACTTCCCCGAGGCTGCGGCAACCGAGCGCGCACCGGGAGATCCGGCGGGAACCGGCGCCGGATTGCCCTCCGCTTCGCGCTGAATCTGCTTATCGCGATTGGCGGCTTGCCCGGTGAGATCACCCAAGCCCTGCTTGATCTGATTCTGATTCTGGCGCTGCTGCGCGAACGTGATGTCCCCGAGCATGTCCTTCGCGAGCTTCGAAGCGCCGCCCTCAGTGATCTTTTCTCCCGGCCCCAAAATAGCCGTGACCTGATCAACCGTCATTCCAACCTGGATCTTTTCGTAGTTATCCCGCGTGAGCTTGTTTTCGCACCCCATGATCAGGAACGAAAAAACGCCCATCGCAAAAAGCCGCAGAATCGAGACTTGCCGGTTGGTTTTCATGACCGCTCCCACTGGTCCCATCGTACGAGAATACCGCATCCAGTTCCTGATACGAGCAGAAAGAGGGGTGCAGTCGCAGAAAGTTCGGTAAAACCAGCCACTCGGGCGGCTGGTGCGAACCGATAGGATGGTCGTGCAGGGAGGCAATTGGACGCTTGGAAACCCCGAAAACCAGCGGAAATCCCGGAATCGGATCGGCTTCAGACCCGTCAACCGAGGCCTCTCTCTATCTCCATCCGCAGACCCTCGCCCGACTTTCGAGCTTCGAGCTCCGGGCCAAGATGATCGTGGAAGGGCTTTCAAGCGGTCAACATCGGTCGCCTTACCAAGGTTTCTCCGTCGAATTCGCTCAGCACCGTCCATATTCGCCGGGGGATGACCTTCGCCATCTCGATTGGAAGGTGTTCGCCCGCTCGGACAAACTGCATCTCAAGCAGTATCAGCAGGAGACAAACTTCGACCTGATCGTGATGGTCGATTGCTCCGGCTCGATGTCGTTCGGAAGCAGATTGTTCGCCGAGGCCTCGGGAGCGGGAAGAAGAAACAGCCCGGACGGCCGGACGCACTGGAGCAAGTTCGATCACGCGACGGCACTCGCCGCGGCACTTTCGTACATCACGCTGCGCCAGGGCGATCGCGTCGGGCTGGAAATGTTCGATGAGCGCGTGCGCCTGGTGCTCAAGCGTTCCAGCAGTCAGGGAACGTGGCGCCAGATCGTGAGCGCGCTCTCATCGCACCCCGCGCGACGCTCGCACCCCGGCGCAGAAGACTCGACGAGCCGACCGAGCGATCTGCGACGTGCGATCGACGAGACCTTTGCTCAGATCACCAACCGCTGCATACTCGCGATCGTCAGCGACTTTTTCATGGACATCGACACGATCAAGGATGCGCTTGCTCGCACTCGGCATGCACAGGCCGACGTGATGGCGTTTCAGATTATGGACGAAGCGGAGCTGGACTTCGATCTCCGCGAGAACGCCGGAGGTGTGCTGCTCGAAGGGCTCGAAGGCGAATCAACTCTTCGGATCGATCCGCGCGCGATCCGAAAGGGCTATCTCGAGGCGCTCCACGAGCACAACGCCAAACTCCGGGCGCTCCTGCGCGGCATGGGGTACGACTACACACTGGTCAACACGCACGAGTTCCTAGGACCGGCACTCGCCTCGTTTGTTTCTCGTCGCAATGCGCAGATCAAGAGGCACCTGGCATGAAACAGCCCGAGGCCCCACGCCCCCACGCTTCACCGACCGTACGGATTGAATCGCCCGACGCATGACGTTTCTCAATCCAACTCTGGCGATGGCGGCGCTCGCGTGCATCGCGGCGCCGATCATCATCCACCTGCTCTTCCGCCGGAAACGAAAGCCGCTGGAATGGGGAGCGATGAAATTCGTGCTGGAAGCGTTCAGGCGGCACAAGCGCAGGCTCCGGCTCGAACAGATCCTTCTGCTGGCGGCCCGGACTCTCGCGGTGCTCTGTCTGGCTCTGGCGGTTGGAAGACCGCTGTTTTCGGGCGCGAGTGCCGCCGACAGCAGACGGCCCCGCGATCTGACCATCGTGATCGATAACAGCCTCGCGTCGCAAGCGCGTGCGCCCGAGGCAGGAAGCGCGACCGAACTCGACTCGCAAAAGCAGCGCGCGGCGCACTTGCTGGAGGAACTGGATGCGGGACGGGGCGACCGCGCGACGATCGTTACGCTCGCATCGCCTGCGGAGAAGCTTCTCGCGGAACCATCCGGTGACCTCACCGGCGTTCGGCGCGTACTCGACCTGATCGAACCGGCCGACTCGGGCGCCGATTTTTCGGGGGCCGCGGCTCTGGCGCGCGACAATTCGTCCGGGGACTCTTCACGAGAAAAAACCGTTGCCTTGCTCTCGCCACTGCGAGCCGGGAGTATCGACCTCTCGCGCGAAACGCCCGAACGCGATGTCGCGAACGAGACCGTCGGGGCTGATACACGGCTGACGCTCGTCGCGTCGCCCCCTTCGGACGACTCGGTCGAGAACGTCGCGATCACAGGACTCGAACCCCTGCGTTCGATGCTCCTGCGGACCGGTCAAATTACGTCGACTCAGCAGGCTCGCGTTTCCCTGCGACGATTCGGGCGAGGGATCGATCGCCCGGCATCCGTCCAGCTACGGCTACGCGTGACAGACGGGCGCGACGGTGATGACGAGCAATCATGGACAAAAACGCCGGTGCGCTTTGCCGCCGGCGAAGACGCCGTGACCGTACTCGCCCCTGTCGCGATGCCGGCAACAAAGGATGAAGCGATCCCGACCGCGTCGTGGATTGAAGGCAGAATCGATGATGATGCGATCACGAGCGACAATGTCTTCCGGCGTC
The DNA window shown above is from Phycisphaeraceae bacterium and carries:
- a CDS encoding helix-turn-helix transcriptional regulator, producing MIRLSSGKYFGETTQVRTFGDFRVTATRYAPGTVLPTHCHEQAYLLVSLRGVAIERALHEDHVCVRGCVVFNRAAESHRDHVSNAGAEALNIELPGPWLDRVATDLRTSPVLYRFAGGALHAVGALQLAMSSTDPLAPFVVEEAVTTILDSLSCIQHLSSRRARWLNSVEQIVRERQGLPPSLETLADHAGVHPAHLCRQFRRTRGRTISEFAACVRADRALDRVLTTSTPLSEISAECGFSDQAHLTRMFRRFYNTTPGRARRESRR
- a CDS encoding serine/threonine protein kinase, translated to MLRSRVEMMLLRQDQQQTLDGTADEIVPPISSAKSPERVGRYSIRRILGEGGMGVVYLAEQDRPRRTVALKVIRPGLLTPRLLRRFEHESEVLARLQHAGIAQIYEAATHESEAGAQPFFAMELVEGKPLTHYAFERHLSLKQRLELFQKICDAVQHAHQKGVIHRDLKPSNILVTASGQPKILDFGIARAADDSAQSPAATMRTEAGTLVGTLPYMSPEQIGDPSGVDVRSDVYTLGVILFELLSGKLPHALETHTLPEAVRIISESDAPSLNSIDRTIPADLATIVSKSMEKDRTRRYQSASDLSADIGRFLRDEPILARPPSRAYKVRKFVRRNRALVTGATIAVLALLGGVVGTTWQAAEAMRGRRLAEVRGVALEKQKQIAEREAQTARAVNLFLTRMLEGANPESDGSGDVSVQQLLASAIEELELTTPPPTVEVPVRVTIAGTFRGMGKYKEAIPQMERACEVAVREFGEADDRTLDARRNLAFAYADAGRTEDAEELTKRILPVVVRNHGEDSLEAARVRCELGRVLIERGELTDAENFFRAGLSVLRPRLGDSDREVQQAMHNFGTSLSALGKLDEAERLLRETAVLREATYGKDHLLVAYTLNSLTSVLQRQGKKEEALALLQQVLAMRLKHLQPDHPSVLVSKGNLAVGLVGVGRVAEAEPLLRQVAEAQVRTLGETHQKTLSTMGNLAYVLEESKKPAEAEALYRRILALRKESGQMDADSWNQYNNLAMLLQAQERFDEALGLYEELLAGCRGKLPEDHWALAIYRNNYGQCLTEAGRYEQAAKELAESHAVLLAFFKDGHPRVLKSQERIEILARESKKHGLALPPSASR
- a CDS encoding DUF58 domain-containing protein; protein product: METPKTSGNPGIGSASDPSTEASLYLHPQTLARLSSFELRAKMIVEGLSSGQHRSPYQGFSVEFAQHRPYSPGDDLRHLDWKVFARSDKLHLKQYQQETNFDLIVMVDCSGSMSFGSRLFAEASGAGRRNSPDGRTHWSKFDHATALAAALSYITLRQGDRVGLEMFDERVRLVLKRSSSQGTWRQIVSALSSHPARRSHPGAEDSTSRPSDLRRAIDETFAQITNRCILAIVSDFFMDIDTIKDALARTRHAQADVMAFQIMDEAELDFDLRENAGGVLLEGLEGESTLRIDPRAIRKGYLEALHEHNAKLRALLRGMGYDYTLVNTHEFLGPALASFVSRRNAQIKRHLA